Proteins from a genomic interval of Schistocerca serialis cubense isolate TAMUIC-IGC-003099 chromosome 11, iqSchSeri2.2, whole genome shotgun sequence:
- the LOC126426545 gene encoding uncharacterized protein LOC126426545 produces MSAVTEVQNTTTEALAALLDGGDGALVTLVAGETRVAAHRAVLAAASPVFAAMFAHDMLEASCGQVSIDDVEGPVLKLLVAYTYTLQAPQLPDTAAQLLSAADKYGLSALKAACERQLISQLAVETAAATAVTAVRHSCPDATRAAVAFIKDHLQVMATRGWADAVLEYPQEVIEVSSMVGGPPAEDSSPTATGGGPTPNSDRQPHSGHSRTPAAAAPPTSARHTPPPDDAAVSRFRSLSDAERGRRLIEAAKEGEVEEVRALLAAGADVGARDGDGWTALHWAAERGDAAVVRLLLSAASDPNSRDQRGETPLHLAALFGHAEAAAALLQAGADRGVRNEWGNTALDIAREGNHHEIVEMLTQH; encoded by the exons ATGTCGGCAGTTACGGAGGTTCAGAACACCACAACCGAGGCCCTGGCCGCCCTGCTAGACGGGGGTGACGGCGCCCTGGTGACGCTGGTGGCGGGCGAGACGAGGGTGGCGGCTCACAGGGCCGTGTTGGCAGCCGCGAGCCCCGTGTTCGCAGCGATGTTCGCGCACGACATGCTGGAGGCCAGCTGCGGCCAGGTGAGCATCGACGACGTGGAGGGCCCGGTGCTGAAGCTCCTGGTCGCCTACACGTATACCCTGCAGGCCCCCCAGCTGCCCGACACGGCCGCCCAGCTGCTCTCGGCGGCCGACAAGTACGGCTTGTCGGCCCTGAAGGCTGCCTGCGAGCGGCAGCTGATCTCTCAGTTGGCCGTCGAGACCGCAGCGGCGACGGCCGTCACGGCAGTGAGGCACTCGTGCCCGGACGCCACCAGGGCTGCCGTCGCCTTCATAAAGGACCACCTGCAGGTGATGGCCACGCGGGGCTGGGCGGACGCTGTGCTCGAGTACCCGCAAGAAGTCATTGAAGTCAGCAGTATGGTCGGAGGGCCACCAGCAGAAGACAG CTCGCCGACCGCCACAGGGGGCGGGCCCACCCCCAACTCTGACCGTCAACCCCACAGCGGCCACAGCCGGACTCCTGCTGCAGCTGCGCCTCCCACGTCTGCCAGACACACCCCTCCACCCGATGACGCAGCTGTCTCTCGCTTCCG gagcctttCTGATGCAGAGCGAGGCAGGAGGCTGATAGAGGCGGCtaaggagggggaggtggaggaggtgCGGGCGTTGCTCGCGGCTGGGGCGGACGTGGGGGCGAGGGACGGGGATGGGTGGACCGCTCTGCACTGGGCTGCAGAGAGAGGCGACGCggctgtggtgcggctgctgctCTCTGCGGCGTCCGACCCCAACTCCAGGGATCAGCGGGGGGAGACGCCGCTGCACTTGGCGGCACTCTTTGGCCACGCAGAAGCGGCGGCTGCGTTGCTGCAGGCCGGAGCCGACAGGGGGGTGAGGAATGAGTGGGGGAACACCGCCCTGGACATCGCCAGGGAGGGAAACCATCACGAGATCGTCGAGATGCTAACACAGCATTAA